One Paraburkholderia phytofirmans OLGA172 genomic window carries:
- a CDS encoding IS110 family transposase: MEIDLLGIDLAKRVFQLHGADARGRAVYRNKVSRAALIETVRALRPQMIAMEACGSAHHWARRFKEAGIEVRLISPHYVSPFVKTNKNDRNDAEAIVEAASRPSMNFVAVKSVEQQDMQAAHRVRELLVQQRTAIINQARGLLGERGIAIAQSPAAFRRAIPEILLQSEGELTSFCQSLIMALVQHLRALEEEIAVAEGWIRSFMNRSALCQKIAAVPGIGPITATAIVAAVGRADGFRNGRHLAAWLGLVPRQHSSGGKSQLYGISKRGDKYLRTLLIHGARSVLIRVSGKLDARSRWLQELIARRGYNRACVALANKNARIIQVLLSTEATYKPVALADS, from the coding sequence ATGGAAATCGATCTTCTCGGCATTGACCTCGCCAAGCGTGTCTTTCAACTCCACGGCGCCGATGCGCGCGGCCGGGCGGTGTATCGCAATAAGGTTTCACGAGCGGCTCTGATTGAAACCGTGCGGGCCTTGCGTCCTCAGATGATCGCGATGGAAGCTTGTGGCTCTGCCCACCACTGGGCGCGGCGTTTCAAGGAGGCAGGTATCGAGGTGCGCCTCATCAGCCCCCACTACGTTTCGCCCTTCGTTAAAACGAACAAGAATGATCGCAACGACGCTGAAGCTATCGTCGAGGCCGCATCCCGGCCGTCCATGAACTTTGTTGCCGTGAAGTCGGTTGAACAACAGGACATGCAGGCAGCGCATCGCGTGCGCGAACTGCTGGTCCAGCAACGAACCGCGATTATCAACCAGGCAAGAGGTCTTCTGGGCGAGCGCGGCATCGCGATAGCCCAGTCTCCAGCAGCCTTCAGACGAGCGATACCCGAGATTCTCTTGCAGAGTGAGGGGGAGCTCACCAGCTTCTGCCAGTCCCTGATCATGGCGCTTGTTCAGCACCTGCGTGCGTTGGAAGAGGAAATAGCTGTCGCAGAAGGCTGGATTCGCTCGTTCATGAATCGCTCGGCTCTGTGCCAGAAGATCGCCGCCGTGCCGGGAATCGGCCCAATTACAGCGACGGCCATCGTCGCCGCTGTCGGTCGGGCTGACGGCTTCAGGAATGGCCGTCATCTTGCGGCGTGGCTTGGCCTGGTGCCGAGGCAGCACTCGTCCGGTGGGAAATCGCAACTCTACGGCATCAGTAAAAGAGGAGACAAGTATCTACGGACGCTGTTAATTCACGGAGCCAGATCTGTCCTGATACGCGTGTCCGGTAAACTCGACGCCCGCAGCCGCTGGCTGCAGGAATTGATTGCGCGTCGAGGCTATAACCGAGCCTGCGTTGCGCTGGCCAACAAGAATGCACGCATCATTCAGGTGCTTCTGAGCACCGAAGCCACATACAAGCCTGTTGCACTGGCTGATTCATGA
- a CDS encoding AMP-binding protein, translated as MSTRPDTTLAAVIANRVETMPDRDVLTIEGAGARQNEVRTYRHLWGNGQRLAQLMIDQGLRPGEHFALLMANHAKFIEAVVAASITGNVFVPVDPRARGDKLAFMLNNAPTRSFLKRTRFATQPGPAHPVR; from the coding sequence ATGAGTACGAGACCAGACACTACCTTGGCGGCGGTGATCGCCAATCGCGTCGAGACCATGCCGGATCGCGACGTGCTGACCATCGAGGGAGCGGGTGCGCGGCAGAACGAGGTGCGCACCTACCGGCACCTTTGGGGGAACGGTCAGCGTCTTGCGCAGTTGATGATAGACCAGGGGCTGCGTCCCGGGGAGCATTTCGCATTGCTGATGGCCAATCATGCCAAGTTCATCGAGGCGGTGGTCGCGGCGTCGATCACCGGTAACGTGTTCGTGCCGGTCGATCCGCGTGCCAGAGGCGACAAGCTCGCCTTCATGCTGAACAACGCGCCGACAAGATCCTTCCTAAAGCGAACGCGCTTCGCGACGCAGCCCGGTCCGGCACATCCAGTGCGTTGA
- the gltA gene encoding citrate synthase — MNDSKIHATLTFSDSDEAVELPIYNGTMGPDVIDIRKLYSQTGRFTYDPGFMSTAACNSAITYIDGDKGELLYRGYAIQDLATNADFLETCYLLFRGELPNAAQKKEFINTLTRHTMVHEQMHFFFRGFRRDAHPMAILVASVGALSAFYHDSLDINNPQHREVSAIRMIAKLPTLVAMAYKYTIGQPFVYPKNELSYSANFMHMMFSNPCEKYRVNDVLVRALDRILILHADHEQNASTSTVRLAGSSGANPFACIAAGIACLWGPAHGGANEAALNMLEEIGSVDNIPEFIKQVKNKNSGVKLMGFGHRVYKNYDPRAKLMRETCYEVLEELGLHDDPLFKLAMALEKIALEDEYFVSRKLYPNVDFYSGIVQRALGIPTSMFTCIFSMARTIGWIAQWNEMIADQEQKIGRPRQLFIGETPREAKPIEKRT; from the coding sequence ATGAACGACTCAAAGATACACGCAACGCTGACGTTTTCCGACAGCGACGAGGCCGTCGAATTGCCAATCTACAATGGCACGATGGGTCCGGACGTGATCGACATCCGAAAGCTCTACAGTCAGACCGGCAGGTTCACGTATGACCCGGGCTTCATGTCGACAGCCGCGTGCAATTCGGCGATCACCTACATCGACGGGGATAAGGGCGAGCTGCTATACCGCGGCTATGCGATTCAGGATCTGGCGACCAACGCTGATTTCCTCGAAACCTGCTATTTGCTGTTTAGAGGCGAACTGCCCAACGCCGCGCAGAAGAAGGAATTCATTAACACGCTGACGCGGCACACTATGGTGCATGAACAGATGCACTTCTTCTTTCGTGGTTTCCGTCGCGACGCGCACCCAATGGCTATTCTGGTCGCTTCAGTCGGCGCGCTGTCAGCCTTCTATCACGACTCGCTCGATATCAATAACCCGCAGCATCGCGAAGTCTCGGCAATCCGCATGATAGCGAAGCTGCCCACGCTGGTGGCAATGGCTTACAAGTACACCATCGGCCAGCCGTTCGTGTATCCGAAGAACGAACTGTCATACAGCGCGAACTTCATGCACATGATGTTCTCAAACCCGTGCGAGAAGTACAGGGTCAATGACGTGCTAGTCCGCGCGCTCGACCGAATCCTGATCCTGCACGCGGACCACGAACAGAACGCCTCGACCTCCACCGTGCGTCTGGCAGGTTCGTCGGGCGCGAATCCGTTTGCGTGCATCGCTGCCGGCATCGCCTGCCTGTGGGGTCCGGCGCACGGTGGTGCGAACGAAGCCGCGCTGAACATGCTGGAAGAAATCGGCTCGGTCGACAACATTCCTGAGTTCATCAAGCAGGTGAAGAACAAGAACTCGGGCGTGAAGCTCATGGGCTTCGGCCACCGCGTGTACAAGAACTACGACCCGCGAGCAAAGCTGATGCGTGAAACCTGCTACGAAGTGCTGGAAGAACTGGGACTACACGACGACCCGCTGTTCAAGCTGGCCATGGCACTGGAAAAGATCGCGCTGGAAGACGAATACTTCGTGTCGCGAAAGCTGTACCCGAACGTCGACTTCTACTCTGGCATCGTGCAACGCGCTCTTGGCATTCCGACATCGATGTTCACGTGCATTTTTTCGATGGCACGAACCATCGGCTGGATTGCACAATGGAACGAGATGATCGCCGATCAGGAACAGAAGATTGGTCGTCCGCGTCAGCTCTTCATCGGCGAAACGCCGCGCGAGGCGAAGCCGATCGAGAAACGCACTTAA
- a CDS encoding DUF4148 domain-containing protein yields MKSVIQAVVVAAVLAAPAASFAEQSNAPVTRAQVRAELVQLAKVGYHVGDGDQTNYPVAIQAAEARVAEQNDTPSGSGGVVGGPSSSGSPAAAPHNQ; encoded by the coding sequence ATGAAATCCGTTATTCAGGCTGTGGTTGTTGCCGCCGTACTCGCCGCCCCGGCCGCGTCGTTCGCCGAGCAGTCGAACGCCCCAGTCACCCGTGCGCAAGTGCGCGCCGAGCTAGTCCAGCTCGCAAAGGTCGGCTATCACGTGGGTGATGGCGACCAGACCAATTATCCGGTGGCGATTCAAGCGGCCGAAGCTCGTGTTGCTGAGCAAAACGACACGCCAAGCGGTAGTGGCGGCGTGGTTGGCGGTCCGTCTTCATCCGGTTCCCCTGCAGCAGCGCCTCACAACCAATGA
- a CDS encoding LysR family transcriptional regulator yields the protein MVKAMWTFVAIVEQQNFTNAGRRLQVSSACTSRALGELEKRLGVQLVHRTTRSVTVTDNGQRYYRFCLQFLAEMREVEASLVSDDRSTTGVVRVHIDKAVGMDSMLRHMSEFSLSSPGLTLELALNGSYRDSFRSGFDCAIVAGELEPSDFRAGRMVDLERVVVGAPRYLDGARAIYKPADITSMRTVELSSALVNGCINWSFERDRRRETVSSRCCMSVDDPEALLQAARYGAGVARLSRQAVCYDIEAGTLLELLPSYRIPSTPVWVLYRYERFQPTRVSIFIEWLRKQLEEERGVSRSPATSDRLRPRGRPSIAARCVQDAI from the coding sequence ATGGTCAAAGCGATGTGGACATTTGTGGCTATTGTCGAGCAACAGAATTTCACCAACGCGGGACGCCGTCTTCAGGTCAGTTCAGCATGCACTTCGCGGGCGCTGGGGGAACTGGAGAAACGGCTAGGCGTGCAATTGGTACATCGCACGACCCGATCAGTCACTGTCACCGACAACGGACAGCGCTACTATCGGTTTTGTCTGCAGTTCCTCGCTGAGATGCGTGAAGTCGAAGCGTCACTCGTCAGCGACGATCGGTCGACAACCGGTGTCGTGCGGGTGCACATCGACAAGGCTGTGGGGATGGACAGCATGTTGCGCCATATGTCTGAATTTTCGCTCAGTAGTCCTGGATTGACCTTGGAGCTGGCGCTTAACGGTAGTTACCGGGATTCGTTCCGCAGTGGCTTTGACTGCGCGATAGTCGCAGGGGAGCTTGAACCCTCTGATTTTCGGGCCGGTCGCATGGTTGATCTTGAGAGGGTCGTTGTCGGCGCTCCACGCTATCTAGACGGAGCGCGGGCTATCTACAAGCCTGCAGACATTACTTCCATGCGTACCGTTGAGCTGTCCAGCGCACTCGTAAATGGTTGCATCAACTGGTCGTTCGAGAGGGACCGGAGGCGTGAAACCGTAAGTAGCCGTTGTTGCATGTCTGTGGACGACCCCGAAGCTTTGCTTCAGGCGGCGCGCTATGGCGCTGGCGTTGCACGCTTGTCGCGGCAGGCGGTGTGTTATGACATTGAGGCGGGTACGCTGCTGGAATTACTGCCTTCGTACCGCATCCCATCGACTCCCGTATGGGTTCTCTACCGTTACGAACGCTTCCAGCCCACGCGCGTCTCAATCTTTATAGAATGGTTGCGTAAACAGCTTGAAGAGGAGAGGGGCGTGTCGCGCTCACCCGCAACGTCCGATCGCCTCCGCCCGCGTGGTCGTCCGTCAATTGCGGCAAGGTGCGTGCAAGATGCCATCTGA
- a CDS encoding AEC family transporter, whose translation MVDTILNGLLPVAFVIMLGWLAGRIGLLKHTDADVLATLVIRFALPFALFEGAVKTSPDKLNNVAFALCLTLGLMGTYVTVLVVGRVVFRHDLRTAAMQALVCAFPDMAYFGAPILAAVFGPVGFLAVLIGNLITSIFMLPLTIVLTHLGGTGEIESGWQDVPHILGLSVARAVINPIVWLPILGMALSFSRITLAMPVLMSVGLIAKAAGGTSLFALGLMLYGERFMINANVLTNLGLKSSLQPALMALGVLFGVAGSPAHQAIITGAVPTATAAAMFALETKTYAANATATILLSTILCVATEGMLIAFFSR comes from the coding sequence TTGGTCGATACCATTCTCAATGGGCTGCTGCCGGTGGCATTCGTCATCATGCTCGGCTGGCTAGCAGGCCGAATCGGCCTTTTGAAGCACACCGATGCCGACGTGCTTGCGACACTGGTGATCCGTTTCGCGCTGCCGTTTGCGCTGTTCGAAGGGGCGGTCAAGACGTCGCCGGACAAGCTGAACAATGTGGCATTCGCGCTCTGTTTGACGCTCGGGCTGATGGGAACCTATGTGACCGTGCTCGTCGTTGGCCGGGTCGTGTTCAGGCATGATTTGCGCACCGCCGCCATGCAAGCGCTGGTCTGCGCCTTTCCAGACATGGCGTACTTCGGCGCGCCCATTCTGGCTGCAGTGTTTGGGCCAGTGGGATTCCTGGCGGTGCTGATTGGCAATCTCATCACCAGTATCTTCATGCTGCCGCTAACCATCGTCCTGACGCATCTCGGTGGTACGGGCGAGATTGAGAGCGGCTGGCAGGATGTACCGCATATTTTGGGGCTGAGCGTCGCGCGCGCTGTCATCAATCCAATTGTCTGGCTGCCGATTTTGGGCATGGCGCTGAGCTTCAGCCGCATAACACTGGCGATGCCGGTGCTCATGTCGGTCGGCCTGATAGCGAAGGCCGCCGGCGGGACCTCGCTGTTTGCGCTTGGACTTATGCTCTATGGCGAGCGCTTCATGATCAACGCCAACGTGCTGACCAATCTCGGGCTGAAGAGCTCTCTGCAGCCGGCGTTGATGGCACTCGGCGTACTGTTCGGCGTAGCTGGCAGTCCCGCGCACCAGGCGATTATTACGGGTGCCGTGCCGACCGCTACAGCGGCGGCCATGTTCGCACTCGAGACCAAAACGTATGCAGCTAACGCGACTGCGACGATCTTGCTTAGTACGATTCTTTGCGTCGCAACCGAAGGAATGCTCATCGCATTCTTTTCCAGGTAG
- a CDS encoding YtcA family lipoprotein: MRTFGAAAFAGMLTTGCSNAPSVNLLGAYFPDWLFCIVVAVLLTVAFRLVLQRLNYERWLGAPAVFYLALVTFLSLAAWLSFFQH, translated from the coding sequence ATGAGGACGTTCGGAGCAGCAGCCTTCGCCGGGATGCTAACGACAGGTTGTTCCAATGCGCCGTCCGTCAATCTTCTCGGAGCCTACTTTCCAGACTGGCTCTTCTGTATCGTCGTGGCCGTATTGCTTACGGTCGCCTTTCGTCTGGTGCTTCAGCGACTCAACTATGAGCGGTGGCTCGGTGCGCCCGCAGTGTTCTATCTGGCTCTTGTCACGTTTCTTTCGCTCGCGGCGTGGTTGAGCTTCTTTCAGCATTGA
- the mdtN gene encoding multidrug transporter subunit MdtN, producing MTTSASKTRKKTWPAIVLSVVTVLLLIFVIWQLDRAPHTDDAYAYADTIDVVPEVNGRIVELAVRDNQAVKQGDLLFQIDPRPYEDALIRGRASLVALDRQIALTQRTVNAQQYNAESVRAAVERARAAATQAADTLRRTEPLLPQGYVSVEDVDRARTAQRATQAELTAAQLQAQQAAAAVSGADALVAQRAVIAAEISLAELNLEFATVRAPFDGRVVSLKTSTGQFASALKPVFTLIDTRHWYVVANFRETELKNIRVGTPATVYLMSDTGRRFRGTVDSISYGVLPEDGGLALPGGLPRIQRSINWVHVSQRFPVKIRVDNPDPELFRIGTSAVAVLQPERSTGADSR from the coding sequence ATGACGACAAGCGCGAGCAAAACACGGAAGAAGACATGGCCGGCAATCGTCCTCTCGGTCGTGACTGTGCTGCTTCTCATATTCGTGATCTGGCAACTTGATCGCGCGCCGCACACGGACGACGCGTATGCGTATGCCGATACGATCGATGTCGTTCCCGAGGTCAATGGGCGCATTGTCGAACTCGCGGTTCGCGACAATCAGGCGGTCAAGCAGGGCGACCTGCTGTTTCAAATCGACCCACGTCCCTATGAGGATGCTCTGATTCGCGGACGGGCGTCGCTTGTCGCGCTCGACCGGCAGATCGCGCTGACTCAGCGCACCGTCAATGCCCAGCAGTACAACGCCGAGTCCGTGCGGGCCGCAGTCGAGCGCGCTCGGGCGGCCGCCACGCAGGCAGCCGACACGCTGCGTCGCACCGAGCCGTTGTTGCCACAAGGGTACGTATCTGTCGAGGATGTCGACCGCGCCCGGACCGCCCAGCGCGCGACTCAAGCCGAACTGACGGCTGCGCAGCTCCAGGCCCAACAAGCCGCCGCCGCGGTCAGCGGCGCAGACGCACTGGTCGCGCAGCGTGCGGTCATCGCGGCTGAAATTTCTCTCGCAGAACTTAACCTCGAGTTCGCCACAGTGCGCGCGCCCTTCGACGGCCGCGTCGTCTCTCTGAAAACGTCGACCGGGCAATTCGCTTCCGCACTCAAGCCCGTGTTCACGCTGATCGACACACGCCATTGGTATGTCGTGGCGAATTTTCGCGAGACCGAACTGAAGAATATTCGCGTCGGCACACCGGCTACGGTCTACCTGATGAGCGATACCGGGCGGCGCTTTCGCGGGACCGTCGACTCGATCAGCTATGGCGTGCTGCCCGAGGACGGCGGTCTTGCTTTGCCGGGTGGACTGCCGCGCATCCAGCGCAGCATCAACTGGGTGCACGTGTCTCAACGGTTTCCGGTCAAGATCAGGGTCGACAATCCCGACCCCGAGCTGTTCCGCATCGGTACCTCTGCCGTCGCTGTGTTGCAGCCCGAGCGCAGCACCGGTGCGGACAGCCGTTAG
- a CDS encoding FUSC family protein encodes MSAADYLPESLLLAGRYLRAELTSYPGRINVVLRCVLTSALVIVISMTLQVPLLALSLIVVFYVTQSNVVITRLIGIMFMVGSTLAISSAILLLKFTFDYPMIRIIVASALFFCSVYLIRITKIGIVFFIVAIVIIYVQSFVDVTDDAELLTRSVLWVWVAVNYAIVLTLLINTLLLPAEPRHQLKEEIHRQLAAIDARLAWLIDGGEKPAPIPPATFQQGVLTLQKLLRFAVMRDAQYRANEAHQLACIATVSRLYRAAGELPVTLLSRPATPVGMLRELRENCRILGDAIVAERPFHTLPGSIPGQGATVFAIAQLDEMQRALEAFSNLGVRATSPDAPKVKEPMIALDAFNNPVYVRFALKTLFAVLICYIFYNAADWQGIHTIMLTCLIMALPSLGASAQRGMLRVGGALVGSAIALFMVVFVIPHLDDIVGLLLMSLPVIALGSWISAGSERSSYAGIQIMFTFTFALALLEHFRPSTNLTEIRDRMVGILLGVGVSTLIQMAIWPEGEGDALRLKLADMLRVVAVLLRPHPDDMAAPDHLSYAQQHLRGWAALADCESVLARVALEPGWHEGEDEHMTLRAQAVLAQGREIMLAGNAFHIEVSAQAARLSNEVREAARVVQERAAAELNRYADDLVSSPPAALAPQRIALDVLEGNVSTGVDDDLAEREWASALILRAGRNLVRQLTGLPEWHVPEPVSVGVHKSHEHE; translated from the coding sequence ATGAGCGCCGCCGACTATCTTCCAGAAAGCCTACTCCTCGCCGGACGGTATCTTCGTGCGGAACTCACTTCGTATCCGGGGCGTATCAACGTTGTGCTCCGCTGCGTGCTGACAAGTGCGCTGGTCATCGTGATTTCGATGACGCTGCAGGTGCCATTGCTTGCACTGTCATTGATCGTCGTCTTTTATGTCACCCAGTCGAACGTCGTGATTACGCGCCTCATCGGGATAATGTTCATGGTGGGATCAACGCTGGCAATCAGCAGCGCGATCCTTCTGCTGAAGTTCACCTTCGACTATCCGATGATACGGATCATCGTCGCCAGCGCACTGTTTTTCTGCAGTGTGTATCTGATTCGTATTACGAAGATCGGCATCGTCTTTTTCATTGTTGCAATTGTCATCATCTATGTGCAGAGCTTCGTCGACGTAACGGACGATGCGGAACTGCTGACCCGCTCGGTGCTTTGGGTGTGGGTCGCGGTGAACTATGCGATCGTGCTAACGCTGCTGATCAACACGCTGTTATTGCCCGCTGAACCACGGCATCAACTGAAAGAGGAAATTCACCGGCAGTTGGCGGCTATCGATGCGCGTCTGGCCTGGCTGATAGACGGCGGTGAAAAACCAGCGCCGATCCCGCCGGCCACTTTTCAGCAAGGTGTGCTGACGCTGCAAAAGCTGCTTCGCTTTGCCGTCATGCGCGATGCCCAATACCGCGCCAACGAAGCCCATCAGCTTGCCTGCATAGCCACGGTGTCGCGTCTTTATCGTGCCGCAGGCGAGTTGCCGGTCACGTTGTTATCCCGGCCGGCCACACCGGTCGGCATGCTGCGCGAGCTACGTGAAAACTGTCGGATACTGGGCGATGCAATAGTTGCCGAGCGACCGTTTCATACGCTACCGGGATCAATACCGGGGCAGGGCGCCACTGTTTTCGCTATCGCCCAGCTCGACGAGATGCAAAGGGCGTTAGAAGCATTCAGCAATCTTGGCGTCCGTGCGACATCGCCTGATGCGCCCAAGGTGAAAGAGCCGATGATCGCGCTGGACGCATTCAATAATCCTGTCTATGTCCGCTTTGCCTTGAAGACGCTGTTCGCCGTTCTGATCTGCTACATTTTTTACAACGCTGCCGATTGGCAAGGCATACATACTATTATGCTGACCTGCCTGATTATGGCGTTGCCCAGTCTCGGTGCTTCGGCCCAGCGCGGCATGCTGCGCGTCGGCGGCGCGCTGGTCGGCAGTGCAATTGCGTTGTTCATGGTGGTGTTCGTCATTCCGCATCTCGACGATATCGTCGGTCTGCTCTTGATGTCCCTGCCTGTCATCGCCCTTGGGTCGTGGATCTCGGCGGGTTCGGAGCGCAGTAGCTACGCAGGAATTCAGATCATGTTCACGTTCACGTTCGCGCTCGCGTTGCTCGAACATTTCCGGCCGTCCACGAATCTGACGGAAATACGTGATCGCATGGTCGGGATTTTGCTGGGCGTAGGCGTATCGACACTGATCCAGATGGCGATCTGGCCGGAAGGCGAAGGCGACGCGCTTCGTCTAAAACTGGCGGACATGTTGCGCGTCGTCGCTGTGCTGCTGCGCCCGCATCCTGACGATATGGCGGCTCCTGACCACCTGTCGTACGCCCAACAGCACTTGCGGGGCTGGGCCGCACTGGCCGATTGCGAGAGCGTGCTGGCGCGCGTTGCACTGGAGCCCGGTTGGCACGAAGGCGAGGATGAACATATGACCCTGCGTGCACAGGCCGTGCTAGCGCAGGGCCGTGAAATTATGTTGGCCGGTAACGCTTTCCATATTGAGGTGAGTGCTCAGGCCGCCCGGTTGAGCAACGAAGTGCGCGAGGCCGCGCGAGTTGTTCAGGAACGTGCGGCAGCCGAGCTCAACCGCTATGCAGACGACCTGGTGTCAAGTCCGCCTGCCGCACTCGCGCCGCAGCGGATTGCCCTGGACGTGCTTGAGGGTAACGTCTCGACCGGCGTCGACGACGATCTGGCAGAACGCGAGTGGGCTTCCGCTTTGATTCTCAGGGCTGGGCGGAATCTGGTACGGCAACTGACGGGATTGCCGGAGTGGCACGTCCCGGAACCCGTTTCCGTCGGGGTGCACAAATCTCATGAGCATGAATGA
- a CDS encoding MdtP family multidrug efflux transporter outer membrane subunit has protein sequence MAALLVCGVAGCALIHENGTPFAEIRPEQIRLAEAIHLARDRWPSACWWTRYGDQQLSALIERALADSPTMVIARTRVSQAKSDVQLANAGSNLQVAAIGALDRERVSASGFLGAYSTTQPLIGATGPWYTEGIVGLGASLDIDLWGKQRAQVAASIGVQNARLAEESAVELEISTDVAQLYYGIQTTYQLINLLEQSQQVAAFAMETHNARAARGLEAQTLTEEARAQQLAIERQIVAAQGKIKQLREALRALLGVGPDDLRDIEPLPLPQSEASLPATLSYELLARRPDLQAMRWYVQSSFDRIDAAKAAFFPTFDIKGFFGVNALHLADLFTHASQQINLIPGLYLPIFDGGRLNANLSAVRTASNTLIAQYNQAVLNAVRDVAITGSHLQDLDTEAELQTQKVQAVAFVRDSMEAHYRRGLASRSAAMAARQPVIVEQVALLEIDGQKLSQEIALVKALGGGYRTD, from the coding sequence TTGGCTGCGCTGCTTGTCTGCGGCGTGGCTGGCTGCGCGCTGATCCATGAGAACGGCACGCCGTTCGCGGAAATTCGACCCGAACAGATCCGCCTTGCCGAGGCAATCCATCTGGCCCGCGACCGGTGGCCTTCGGCGTGTTGGTGGACTCGCTATGGCGATCAGCAGCTTAGTGCTCTGATCGAGCGCGCGTTGGCCGATTCGCCAACCATGGTGATTGCCCGCACGCGGGTGTCGCAGGCGAAATCGGACGTGCAATTGGCTAACGCAGGGTCCAATTTGCAGGTGGCGGCCATCGGTGCGCTCGATCGGGAGCGTGTGTCGGCGAGCGGATTTCTTGGCGCGTACTCGACGACGCAGCCGTTGATCGGCGCCACCGGCCCGTGGTACACCGAGGGGATCGTTGGACTCGGCGCCAGCCTCGATATCGACCTTTGGGGCAAGCAACGTGCTCAGGTGGCCGCGTCGATCGGCGTGCAGAATGCGCGCCTCGCCGAGGAATCTGCAGTCGAGCTTGAAATTTCGACCGATGTCGCCCAGCTATACTACGGCATTCAGACCACGTACCAACTGATCAATTTGCTGGAGCAATCGCAACAGGTCGCCGCGTTCGCGATGGAAACACACAACGCGCGAGCGGCCCGTGGCCTCGAGGCGCAGACGCTAACCGAAGAGGCGCGGGCGCAGCAACTCGCGATCGAACGACAGATCGTCGCCGCACAAGGGAAGATCAAACAGCTTCGCGAAGCATTGCGGGCGCTGCTCGGCGTCGGTCCGGACGATTTGCGGGACATTGAGCCACTGCCGCTTCCGCAGTCCGAGGCAAGCTTGCCGGCCACACTGTCCTATGAGTTGCTTGCGCGGCGTCCTGATCTGCAGGCGATGCGGTGGTACGTGCAATCCTCTTTTGACCGGATCGACGCGGCCAAGGCTGCGTTCTTTCCAACCTTCGATATCAAAGGATTTTTCGGCGTCAACGCGCTGCATCTTGCTGATCTATTCACCCACGCGAGTCAGCAGATCAACCTGATTCCAGGCCTGTATCTGCCGATCTTCGACGGCGGCCGTCTCAACGCAAATCTCAGTGCTGTGCGCACAGCAAGCAATACGTTGATTGCCCAATACAACCAGGCCGTCCTCAATGCGGTGCGCGACGTAGCGATAACTGGAAGCCACCTGCAGGATCTCGATACTGAGGCGGAGCTGCAAACCCAAAAGGTGCAGGCCGTTGCGTTCGTGAGGGACAGCATGGAAGCACACTATCGTCGAGGACTCGCCAGCCGGTCCGCGGCGATGGCGGCCCGTCAACCGGTGATTGTCGAACAGGTCGCGCTGCTTGAGATCGATGGGCAAAAATTGAGTCAGGAAATCGCGCTGGTGAAGGCACTCGGCGGCGGCTACCGCACTGATTGA
- a CDS encoding HlyD family secretion protein encodes MTIRNILGFVATAVVFVVAILIGRALWVHYMDEPWTRDGRVRAEIINIAPDVSGAVVTLPVHDNQFVKKGDLLMQIDPSHYQIAVQQTQAAAAERKAELQMRRDDAQRRADMDSEVVSKENRENATHAASAAEAAYQQALAALDAANLNLQRTRVVSPVDGYVTNLNVFRGDYATVGVAKLAIVDSHSFWVYGYFEENKLPRVKVGNKAEIRLMNGAILQGHVESISRGIYDRDNPESRELLADVNPTFNWVRLAQRVPARIKIDSVPADTVLSAGTTCTVVIKTPHELDSH; translated from the coding sequence ATGACCATCCGAAATATTCTGGGTTTTGTCGCGACAGCCGTCGTTTTCGTTGTCGCAATCCTGATTGGCCGCGCCTTGTGGGTGCACTACATGGACGAACCCTGGACACGTGACGGCCGGGTACGCGCGGAAATCATCAATATTGCGCCGGACGTCTCAGGTGCGGTTGTCACCTTGCCCGTGCACGACAACCAGTTCGTGAAGAAGGGCGACCTGCTGATGCAGATCGACCCGTCGCATTACCAGATCGCCGTCCAGCAGACGCAGGCCGCAGCGGCTGAGCGCAAGGCCGAGTTGCAGATGCGCCGCGACGATGCGCAACGGCGTGCTGACATGGACAGCGAGGTGGTGTCGAAGGAAAATCGAGAAAACGCAACGCATGCAGCCTCGGCCGCCGAGGCTGCTTACCAGCAGGCACTGGCAGCACTCGATGCGGCAAATCTGAACCTCCAGCGGACCAGGGTAGTGTCGCCGGTCGATGGCTACGTGACCAACCTGAATGTGTTTCGCGGCGACTATGCGACAGTTGGCGTTGCGAAGCTGGCGATCGTCGATAGCCATTCGTTCTGGGTGTACGGGTATTTCGAAGAAAACAAACTGCCACGCGTGAAGGTCGGCAACAAGGCGGAAATCCGGCTGATGAACGGCGCCATACTGCAGGGGCATGTCGAGAGCATCTCTCGTGGGATCTATGACCGCGATAACCCGGAGAGTCGCGAGCTGCTCGCCGATGTGAATCCGACCTTCAACTGGGTGCGGTTAGCGCAGCGTGTGCCCGCGCGCATCAAGATCGACAGCGTCCCCGCCGATACCGTGCTGTCCGCCGGCACGACGTGCACGGTGGTGATCAAAACACCCCACGAACTCGACAGCCACTAG